The following proteins are co-located in the Candidatus Nitrotoga sp. AM1P genome:
- a CDS encoding formylglycine-generating enzyme family protein has protein sequence MAVTSANRKTVLPAVDYARRKRYLSATFVICFVLLAIGITLYVVNQGFEHMGEMRTRATYELKDELLHIRAAGEDLVLHREHEAEKNHAAGYSATEIESLLSKEEWLEINSMVLIPEGAFSMGTDLERADVQNRPQHTVKLPAFWIDKYPVTNAQYAKFVVATSHRPPLNWKKGKFPEGEMLRPVTMVSWHDATAYAKWVGKRLPSEAEWEKSGRGTDGRRWPWGNKMEPERLNTYYNVGSTTNVNAYPNGISPYGIMDMAGNVNEWTADDFVPYPGSDAPSDLFKGKVVRATNKKEVDIVPTGGSYKVLRGGSWKGDPFSSAVFHRNFAFANYASDFFGFRCASNIEVKGKKE, from the coding sequence ATGGCAGTCACTTCTGCGAACAGAAAAACTGTACTTCCTGCTGTAGATTATGCACGTCGTAAACGTTACTTATCCGCTACTTTTGTAATTTGCTTTGTCTTGTTAGCAATTGGAATTACTCTGTATGTAGTGAATCAGGGATTTGAACATATGGGTGAAATGCGCACGCGTGCAACTTACGAATTGAAAGATGAATTATTACACATACGCGCTGCTGGTGAAGATTTGGTATTGCATAGGGAGCATGAGGCCGAAAAAAATCATGCGGCAGGATATAGTGCTACAGAAATTGAAAGTTTGCTCTCTAAAGAAGAGTGGCTCGAAATAAATAGTATGGTATTAATCCCGGAGGGAGCTTTTTCGATGGGTACAGATTTAGAGCGTGCAGATGTACAAAATCGTCCGCAGCATACAGTTAAATTACCTGCTTTCTGGATAGATAAATATCCTGTAACTAACGCACAATATGCCAAATTTGTAGTCGCTACGTCACACCGTCCTCCGCTGAACTGGAAAAAAGGAAAATTTCCTGAAGGTGAAATGTTGCGCCCCGTTACTATGGTGTCTTGGCATGATGCAACAGCATATGCTAAGTGGGTAGGTAAGCGACTCCCTTCTGAAGCGGAATGGGAAAAATCCGGGCGCGGAACAGATGGTCGGCGTTGGCCGTGGGGTAACAAGATGGAACCGGAGCGGTTGAATACTTATTACAATGTGGGTTCGACAACCAACGTGAATGCTTATCCAAATGGAATTAGTCCATATGGAATAATGGATATGGCGGGTAACGTAAATGAGTGGACAGCGGATGATTTTGTCCCTTATCCTGGATCTGACGCGCCGTCGGATTTGTTTAAAGGAAAAGTCGTGCGGGCGACAAATAAAAAAGAGGTTGACATTGTGCCGACTGGAGGAAGCTATAAAGTATTGCGTGGTGGCTCATGGAAGGGGGATCCATTCTCCTCCGCAGTATTTCATCGAAATTTTGCTTTTGCAAACTACGCTTCCGATTTTTTTGGTTTCCGCTGTGCAAGTAATATCGAGGTAAAGGGCAAAAAAGAGTGA